CGTTTGCTCCCTGACCTGGCCGCCACATCCATCCAAGGAGCAGAGCAGCGCAAGGGCTGTCAGTTTAAAACTGCCTCCTCAGTTGTATAAAACTGCTCCTGGAAACCCAGAGTAGCAGAAGGATCGATGAAATGCACTCATCTGGTGCACTGACCCACATCCCATCCCCACCAAGCTGGCTGCTAAAATAAAGGTGAACGGCGGGTGTCTGCAGGAATGCATCGCCCCTGGGGGAGGATCCCTGGGCGCTGAGGACCACTCACTGGAGGAACATCACCCCAAGCAGTAACCTCGCACGCGGGCCAGCACTCTCCTGTTATTGCCATTCCTCACCCATTTCCCACTGTTCATACTTGGTTTGGAAGCAATTTGGAGGCAGgtcttttgttttgcatttgtgcagCACCTGCCCAGGGAGATCCTGCCTCTCACTAGCTCCAcgatgaagatgatgatggaGCAAGACTCCTGGGCATTTACAAAAGGGTCCCTTCTCAGGACCGTGCTCGGGTTCATGCCACCTCTGAGCACACACGCTCGTTTTGGCTGCACTGCCGTTGTGCTCGGAGTTAAGCACGTGCCTAAGCTCATCGCTGAGGAGAGTCCAAAGAGGGGAAGCAGTGAAGAAGGCGGCAGAAATGACCGTGTGAGGTAAAGGCGTGTAACAGAGACACCAGTGAGCAATATGGTTCTTTAATATTGACAAATTCAGGTGGCAGCTCAGCTGTTATGAGAGCTGGCCAAAAGGCTTTCAGGAGAAAACTCTTCAGCCGCAGGTTGCTTTGTCAACAAGTTCTTGTTTTCAGGAAggaaggcagggctggaggagacCCGAATCGGCGAACAAGTCTCTTGCAGTCACGAGCTGTCTCGCACCTTGCCCCTGCCTCCGAACCTGCTGTCACCCCTGTGACAGCCGCTGTGCAGCCTCTCCAGGTCCTCCATGCCCTGAAGACCTTAAAGCATCTGTTTCAGTCTAAATGTATTCACGTGCTGCCTATAACGACTTGCTCTgtcacacattttctttctcacagcTCTGTCTCCTATCAGAAATCACGCAGACCGCTCTGTGTAAATACTCTTTCTTTTGCTAAGAAAGCCAACACAAACACCAATGTTTtgaggacattaaaaaaatccaacgATATGAGCAGCTTTTGTAACCAGCTCTGTTATCATCACTGTTAAGCAAACAGCTTTTAACGAACAGACTTTCATTTCCCCTGTGCCTGTCACAGGGTTCCCACCTTTgatgaaatcaggaaaaaaaaagaaagaaaaaaaaaaaaagtgttgaaagAGTTGAGAaccttttggggttttttgatctGAAATTGTGAAtgtctttcttccccttttattttgaagttgtaGCAGCATTACCGGgatggctggagcagagcagggttttggctgctgtATCGGTGTCATCTCCTGCATCATTCAGCTGCCAGCAAGCCCGGACCGAGAGCGCTCGTTGCTGCTGCTCTCAATCAGGGATGTTGGGCTGGATCGGCCCCAACCGGAGCCCTCAGCGACCTGCTGGTTCCCAGCCCTGATGCAGGGCATGAGACTTTGTGGAGCCTGGAGCCAGGGAAAGCCGTTCCCTGGCATCTCCAGGGTCACCAGCCCCTCCAAGGAGGCACCTCCGAGGTCCAGCCGTGCGGCAGTGGCTGCCTTCGAGGCGGCTTCCCTGCCGCGGGCCGGTCTGAAACGGCTTTGCAGCACAGTCAGGCTGCGGGCTCGGCAAGTGCCCTCCACCCTTTTAGCCCAGCAAAAAAGGATGTTCCGCAGAAATGGCTGGATGGTCTGCTCCATCTTGTGACTATCGACATGAACACACCAGACCCTCCTTCAGGTCTCACAGCTGATGATCCCGGCTCCTGACATTGCTGTGAGAGCTGGAGTGCAGAGCGTGGGCCCTCAGAAAGGGCTCCCTAATTGCTGCATTCGAGACTTTGGTTGGTgcctggaggaggaagagttaTACTGCTCAGACCCAAGGAAGCCTTTGAGCTCAGGAGGGGACCAAAAAGTGCTCAGCCCCTGTGCCTCAGAGTGGTGTGTAAAAGAGAAGTGCAGCCGACAGTAGGCATGATGCGGAGAGGAGAAGCAAGCGTTTGTGTCAGCATCCCAGCCAGTAAAACACGAAGGAAAGGATGAAGGAAAGGTTGCTGGGCTCTGGTGCattgcctcctcttcctcatcccagAGCTTCTCCCCACTGGAACGGAAACTGCTGCCCCAGCTTTGAAGGATACTGGTGGTTTAGTGCGTCACAACTTCTCGAAGCCACCAGAGCCAGAGGAGCTCATGGAGGGGCAGCAGTGGGACCTCTTCAATGCCGCACGTTGGCCAagccggggctgggcagggagcaggctcAGCCGCTCCCAGGAGAACTGACACGCTGAGACCCGCCGCGGCCGTCTCTGCTCTCTGGAGCCCTGCGCAAGCACCAAGAGCATCACCTATTCGGAGTCAACAGCAACTCGCACTGCAATTTTTGCAATAGGTGTCAGAAGCCTTGGCGTCGAACAGCTGAGCCAGAATGGCCATCAGGACTCTGCCGTCAGGACGAGAAGACAGATGGGTCCCATCTGAGCGTGCGCTGCCCACCAAGTCAACGCTATGCAGAGCACTGGGCAAAAGGGCCTTGTGCTTTGGTGATGAGAGCGAGGCAGACGACAGCCTTGCTGTGACTCTTCCATGGGACCGAGAAGCTCCAGCCATGCGGGAACAGCCCATTCCTGCTGTAGCCCAGCCTGCAGGAACCAGAAGGTTCCTGACAGGACTGTGGCTGCTGGGGTCAGAGTCTCCACAGTCCTCCATCTTATAATGATGCAGCAAACACCCACCTCGGAAGTGGTGCAGAGCACACCGACCTTCCAGCAGAGACCTGAAATTCTGGGAAGCTTCCCCGTGAGGTCTCCAGTGCTCCTGCACTCCCTTCTCCCCACGGGTCTTTATGTCCCTGGGACACTTTAGCAGTGCTGGTGCTCACTGCAGTGAGATGAGAGTCTCTCCTCTTTCTGACCTTGCCACTCACGAGATTCACCgaagcagaggcagcagaggagtTTGACAGCCTGCACCGCTGTCTTTGCTGAggacaggagagggaaggaagagggcTCTCCTTGCTGGTCAGGTTGATGATGAAGTTACAGATGCAGAGAGCTGTCcttgctgctcctccagcaatATATGGCGCTCGCTCTTCATGTTTGCGCTGCTTTTCACAACAGTCTGAGGCAGACTGCCACTGGCTTCAGGTAGAAGAAGGTATTATTGATGCAAGTGGTGCATACACCAATGAGAGGAACAAGAAAAAGTTCAACAAAACAATGCTGGTGTTTAAGGATAAATCAAATGTACAGCAACAAAGTGGCGGGTAATCAGCCAGCCGCATGGTCAGGAAAGGATCTTGAGGTGCAATGTACTTCACactgagcactgctcagcagcgCGGTGTtcctgcaaagacagaaaacatccctgtggGATGTGTAGGATGTAGGAGACCATCGTCCCTTTGCACTTGACTCTAGAAGCTTGAATTCAGTTTTGGTCATCATGGTTTAAGCTATCTGTTTCCCTTAAACACAGGACAATAAAGACTGTCCCGACCTCACAGGGCTCTTCAGCATGTAAACACCTTCAGCAGCAAGAGGTGCCAGGGTCCCTCAGCAGTGAAGCTATACCTGtgaagatggggggggggggggagtagaCCACCATCTGTGCCACGGTAAACAGCACTTTGCCCATCCAGATATGGTTCGTGTACCAGGCTCCGGTCTGATGACCAACGAGGTGTTCACAGTCTAGGCACTGAGATAACAGGTGGAGGAACAAACAGAAACGAAGCTGTAGGACAGCaaacaaaatcagcagcagTAGGTGATGGTAAATCAGCAGATGTAAGAGCCTTGATGCTCCTCAGCTGAACTCAGACCAGTCTCTGCTCTATGGACCATTCAGGGGAAGCATCTCTAGGAGAAACCAGTAGCGATAGAGGGGCTGATGACCCAAACCCACGTTTCCAGAAATCCCACCACCCTCAGCTTCCCTTGAACCTCTTGGCCAAACCTGTTCCTCCAGGGTGAGAAGTGCTGCAGCGCTTGGTGCTGCGTTCCAGACCCTGTCCCGtacccccctgccccggggcagcaCTCAGCACCGGCTCCACcagccggggcaggggcagTCCCCCGTGGGACAGAAGAGGCGGACAACACGCTCCCGAATCTGCCTTGTCCTCACCCCGTACACGATGGGGTTGAGCATCGGTGGGACCACGACGTAGAGGTTGGCCAGGAGGATGTGAACGTGGCTTGGGATGTGGTGGCCAAACCGATGcgtgagaaaggagaaaaaggcgGGCACGTAGAACATGAGGATCACGCAGAGGTGGGAGCCGCAGGTGCTCAGGGTTTTGAGACGAGCCTCTGGGGACGGGAGCCGAAAGACGGTCCTGAGGATCAGAGCGTAAGAGACAGCGATGAGCACGACGTCCAGGCCGGAGGAGAGAAGAGCCGTTGTCAGCCCATACCAGATGTTGGCTTTTATGTCGGCGCAGGCCAGGCGGGCGATGCCCATGTGCTCGCAGTAGGTGTGCGGCATGACGTTGTGCCCGCAGTACGGCAGCCGCTTCAGGAGGAAGATGGGTGGGAACATGATGCAGAACCCCCGGACAACGGCAGTCACAGCTATTTTCCCGATCACCGAGGGGGTTAAGGTTGAAGAGTACCGCAGCGGGTCGCAGACGGCCACGTACCGGTCAAACGCCATCGCCAGCAGAACGGACGATTCCACGATGAAGCTGAAATGGGTGAAGAACATCTGTGTAATGCAAGCATCGAAGGAAATTTCCCTGGCACTGAACCAGAAGATGGCCAGCATTTTGGGCACCGTGGTGGTGGAAAGCATGAGGTCAGCAACAGCCAGCATAGCGAGGAAGAGGTACATGGGCTCGTGGAGGCTTCTGTCCGTGATGATGACAAAGAGAAGGACAGAGTTGCCAAACACCGCCGTGATGTACATCAGACAGAAGGGGACGGAGATCCAGATGTGGGACTCCTCCATGCCCGGGATGCCCGTCAGAACAAAGGTGATAGGATCGAAGCTGCTTTCGTTGAGCTCATACATGGTGCTGCAGTGCTCAGTGTCAGCCTGACTCTGCTCTGTGCGAGAGAGAGAAGGGATCAATAATGCCTCTTGAGCCTGGTGTCAGCCCATGGCCACCTACGAGTGTGTACCACTCGGTGCATACAATGTCCTACTTGCTACTGCCTTCCAGCCTGAGCCGTTTCTGAAGGCCGAGGGGTTAACGCGCTGTGTTTTGCTGTGCAAAGCAATCAATTCATTCTTTCCTATCAACCCTACAAACTGTGTCCGTAAGAAAATCTTCTTCTCTGTCCCTCCATCTGCACCGCAGAACAGCCCGGGTCCTTTTCTATTTCCGCTTTACCCATTGTCACAAAAAGGCTTGTAAAAGCCATAATTACTTGCCTTGTTGCTGTCATCAGGCTCTATATCCTGCGTGCACCTGGAAAGCCATGTGTCTTTGTTAGGGCTGTGGGTTTCTTCAGGGAGATGAAATAATGCAATGTCTCGCTCTGGTCAGATCAGTGACCAGTTCATTTCTGACAGCTCCTTGCACAAATTATTAAGATAGGAATAAAAACTGCACCAGTACCAGCACTGGTAAGTGTCCAGGATGTGGCTGACATTCAACTACCACCCCTGAAACTCCTGCCGGACATTACTCCCGGTATTTCCACTTTGATAAACAAACACGTTCACCTGTTTGCAAACACCACAAAGTGTTTTTTGtgcctcttccccatcccacagggATTTCAGAGACCCAAACACCGGCAAACACcgagggggaaagggaagagctaGGCTGGACTTTTGGCCCATGCCCAGACTTCCTGAACGACCTGGAGCGAGTCTCTTACCTGGCAGATtccctgccttttccttcattccttttcctctccttcataAAGAGGGGCAAAGACACGGTTGGGCTGCACAGCATGACCTTTGGACAAAGCACCGCTGGCCCAAAACGCGAGGCGACAAGTGCTATCAGGGCAGCCGAGTCACAGCGATACTCGAGAGACGCCCCGAGCGCAGACTTCTGCACGGATGCTCAGCCCACACGGGACCTTGCCAGCCTCTGAGCTCAGCGTCCTGAGCCGTCCCGGTTCCCAAAGTGCCCGAGCTGGGAGCACAGTCCCAGGAAGGGCTGATCAGCCTCAGGGCACTTTTGCAGATTTGGGTAACGCAAACAAGCCGAGCCTGCGGAGTCCTGTCTGGGCGCTTTGCCATGAGAAGGGCTTGGAGGAGAAGGAACGCTGCAGGACTGCTGGTTTCATgtgccccccacccacccaTTTTGCCCGGTTGCAGCCCCACTCCATCCCCCATGTATGATCTGTCACACACGGGAAAAAGCCTAGGCCAGGGCTGGGATGGACCAAAGCTAAACCTTCATTCTTCAGACCTGCTTGcagcctgttttatttttattgcaagcTGCAGGCATCCAAGTGCAAGATGTGTTTCCATTTCTAAGTGTTTCCATTAAGGATTCTTGTCCTCTATGAACCCAAAGTCCACTGAAACATTGGTCAGTATAGAAAAGATCTTCAGCTCATCACAAATATTTATCCAATTGCCTCTTCCACTTTTAAAACCGTGTAATTTAACCAAGGTGAATAAAGATAGGCTAGGTCTATAATTGTAAATTAAATCAGCCTGGGAACATTCCCAGGCACCAATGCCAGCCGATGCCTGACTGCATCTGGTTTACAAAGCAGTTCATCAAGACTTTACACCTCCGCTTCTTAGTGataggaaaatgtatttctttcacgTGCTGCTTTActtcctttcattcttttcaaacaagaaaGCATTGCCCCAAACACCAGTGTTTAATATAAAACGACTCACCAAGGGCCAGCCCCGAAGAGGAATGAGGAACCTCAGCCCTGATCAGCGCGGAGCTGCGGGGGAGTGCGAATCCCTGTCTGTGCTGCCGAGGGCCGACGATATTAATCCTTCCCCCTCCCGAATCTCAGAAGGAACATCAGCCCGTTGACTTGTGGAAGTTTAAATTTCTAGTGCATTAAAGATTAACAGCAGTTAGCACTCCCAGGTGAGTCAAGATATTTCCTGCTTTCCCATCATTTGCATTGCAAGTGTTTTTACTCTGTCCCTGCCTGGGCACCGGCTACGTCTCCTGACTGCGGTGAGGACCGGCACAGCGGGCCGCCGAGCAGCGCTCCCAGGCTCCAGAGGAGCATCTCTGATGTCCGGGAGTGGTTTATCCCCCACAGGGTGAAAATTCTCTTGTTATCCGGGTGAAACCTCCCCAAACAGCCTCATGCTGCCATGTGTCCCTGCGGGAGGAGTTCCTCTCTCTGCCCGACTCCAGCCCATGGTCAATGATCTACAAAGAACAAAGCCTTCGAGTGGCTGCGAGCACAAAGCTGCCTTGACGGCGTTGCAAAACAGAGGAGGCTGCGGAGATTTCTACCCAGACCGAAGTGCTAGTCTGAACTGGCATcaactggaaaaacagaaacaccACAGTTGCATAATTTATAACATACTgttattgtgaaatattttttaaagtacatgacggtggcaaaaaaaaaaaaaaaaaaagctctgttcAAAGGATGCAAAAAATGAATTAGGTGATCTGAAAATACTTTGCCTGCAACCAACATGTTGAAGATCcatcaaagcagcagaaaaaatggTCTGAATACATAGGATTGTatgaattaatgattttttttttcatcccagGACCAAATCAAAATGATTGAaagtaa
This sequence is a window from Balearica regulorum gibbericeps isolate bBalReg1 chromosome 1, bBalReg1.pri, whole genome shotgun sequence. Protein-coding genes within it:
- the LOC104639018 gene encoding olfactory receptor 52B2-like is translated as MYELNESSFDPITFVLTGIPGMEESHIWISVPFCLMYITAVFGNSVLLFVIITDRSLHEPMYLFLAMLAVADLMLSTTTVPKMLAIFWFSAREISFDACITQMFFTHFSFIVESSVLLAMAFDRYVAVCDPLRYSSTLTPSVIGKIAVTAVVRGFCIMFPPIFLLKRLPYCGHNVMPHTYCEHMGIARLACADIKANIWYGLTTALLSSGLDVVLIAVSYALILRTVFRLPSPEARLKTLSTCGSHLCVILMFYVPAFFSFLTHRFGHHIPSHVHILLANLYVVVPPMLNPIVYGVRTRQIRERVVRLFCPTGDCPCPGWWSRC